From Halorubrum salinarum, the proteins below share one genomic window:
- the rpl18a gene encoding 50S ribosomal protein L18Ae, translating into MSTYTVSGRFQSRDGDQPFTKDVEAENEDLARERIYTTVGSQHNRKRTQIEIEEVSEA; encoded by the coding sequence ATGAGTACCTACACGGTGAGTGGACGGTTCCAGAGCCGAGACGGCGACCAGCCGTTCACGAAGGACGTCGAAGCGGAGAACGAGGACCTCGCCCGCGAGCGCATCTACACCACGGTCGGGAGCCAGCACAACCGCAAGCGCACCCAGATCGAGATCGAGGAGGTGTCCG